A single genomic interval of Mucilaginibacter boryungensis harbors:
- a CDS encoding PAS domain-containing sensor histidine kinase — protein MEQRPTYEQLQSELRELHWQLAEANDAIDAIRSGQVDALIVKNEAGPQLFTLKSADQSYRMFIEKMNEGAISLNRNGVILYSNSKFASLVGHPLENVIGYHFNKFVPETEWEKLAEIFNGSWIADCKAELGILSKSSNLIPCLLSCNVIEFDGGEALSLIITDLTIQKENQLQLELQFDKLEEAQLLTKKLNDELEETVKERTKDLTISREYLKLLTDNIPQMTWTNLPNGEVTFYNQRWYTYTGLNHEDTKGWGWKEVVHPEDVPLTMERYMTALETGGIFEVENRYKRADGEYRWHLSRGIPLKNELGEILFWVGTATDIEQQKQEMDKKDEFIGIASHELKTPLTSLKGYLQIMSIYRREDIPSTVKQYIDKANISINKLHHLINDLLDVSKIQAGRLTYPLTDVNLANMITTGVENAAQIYPAFHFEHEIDPELMVHGNPERLEQVLMNLVSNATKYSDEGGRIIVKAVKLDGHVRVSVTDFGIGLSEEQREKIFERFYRVEDKSFSTSGLGMGLYISSEIIKHHKGVINVESQLKKGSTFYFELPLLPKNQ, from the coding sequence ATGGAACAGCGACCGACATATGAACAACTGCAGTCAGAGCTACGCGAATTGCATTGGCAGTTAGCCGAAGCCAACGATGCAATTGACGCTATACGCAGCGGCCAGGTTGATGCCCTTATTGTTAAGAATGAGGCAGGCCCGCAATTATTTACGCTAAAAAGTGCCGATCAGAGTTACCGCATGTTTATTGAGAAAATGAACGAAGGTGCCATATCGCTGAACCGGAACGGTGTAATATTGTACAGTAATTCAAAGTTTGCCAGCCTGGTAGGGCATCCGCTGGAAAACGTGATAGGCTATCATTTTAATAAATTCGTACCTGAGACCGAATGGGAAAAACTGGCCGAAATATTTAACGGTTCGTGGATAGCGGATTGCAAGGCAGAACTGGGTATCTTAAGTAAATCAAGCAATTTAATCCCTTGCCTGTTATCCTGTAATGTAATAGAGTTTGATGGCGGAGAAGCTTTAAGCCTTATTATTACCGATCTGACCATCCAAAAAGAAAACCAGCTACAGCTTGAATTGCAGTTTGACAAGCTGGAAGAGGCACAACTGCTTACCAAAAAACTGAATGATGAACTGGAAGAAACCGTAAAAGAGCGTACCAAGGATCTGACCATTAGCAGGGAATATTTAAAGTTGCTAACTGATAATATCCCCCAAATGACCTGGACCAACCTACCCAATGGCGAAGTAACATTCTATAATCAACGCTGGTATACCTACACCGGCTTAAACCACGAAGATACTAAAGGATGGGGCTGGAAAGAGGTTGTACACCCTGAAGACGTGCCCCTTACTATGGAACGGTACATGACCGCTTTAGAAACGGGAGGCATTTTTGAAGTAGAGAACCGTTATAAAAGGGCCGATGGTGAGTATCGCTGGCATTTAAGCAGGGGTATCCCGCTTAAGAACGAGCTTGGCGAGATACTTTTTTGGGTAGGTACTGCCACCGATATTGAACAGCAAAAGCAGGAAATGGATAAAAAGGACGAGTTTATAGGCATAGCCAGCCATGAACTTAAAACACCATTAACCAGCTTGAAAGGGTATCTGCAAATTATGAGTATTTATCGTAGAGAGGATATCCCCTCTACGGTTAAACAATATATAGATAAGGCCAACATATCCATAAATAAACTGCACCACCTAATCAACGACCTGCTTGATGTTAGTAAGATACAAGCTGGCCGCCTTACCTATCCGTTAACCGACGTTAACCTGGCAAATATGATCACTACTGGTGTTGAAAATGCTGCCCAGATATACCCGGCGTTTCATTTCGAGCATGAAATTGACCCCGAATTAATGGTGCATGGCAATCCCGAACGCCTGGAACAGGTATTGATGAACCTGGTAAGCAATGCCACTAAGTATTCAGACGAGGGAGGCAGAATAATTGTTAAAGCCGTTAAACTGGATGGCCATGTGCGTGTATCGGTTACCGATTTTGGGATTGGCCTTTCTGAAGAACAGCGCGAAAAAATATTTGAACGCTTTTACCGTGTAGAGGATAAATCATTTAGCACCAGCGGACTTGGCATGGGGCTATATATCTCATCTGAAATTATTAAACATCATAAAGGTGTTATCAATGTAGAAAGTCAGTTAAAAAAAGGCTCAACATTTTATTTTGAATTGCCTCTTTTACCTAAAAATCAATAA
- a CDS encoding circadian clock KaiB family protein — translation MKAKTWMKQNNGTGQYDGMYLLRLYITGASPNSIRAVDNIKAFCEAHLKDNYQLEIIDVYQRPGIAEQEQIIALPLLIKKSPAPERRFIGDLSDTKKLLECFNVSL, via the coding sequence ATGAAAGCAAAAACATGGATGAAGCAAAATAATGGAACAGGCCAGTACGATGGCATGTATTTGTTGCGCCTGTATATTACCGGGGCTTCACCTAATTCTATCCGCGCTGTGGACAATATAAAAGCCTTTTGCGAGGCGCATTTAAAGGATAATTACCAGCTGGAAATTATCGATGTTTATCAGCGCCCTGGTATTGCCGAGCAGGAACAGATTATTGCCCTGCCATTGCTGATAAAGAAAAGCCCGGCACCGGAACGCCGCTTTATTGGCGACCTTTCTGACACAAAAAAACTATTGGAGTGTTTTAACGTTAGCCTGTAA
- a CDS encoding circadian clock KaiB family protein gives MTTVKSKKAWELRLYVAGKTQKSITALTNLKKYCEEYLKGQYVIEVVDLLEKPQLAEGDQIFAVPTLVRKVPEPIRKIIGDLSNEEKVLVGLNIRPAQL, from the coding sequence ATGACAACAGTAAAATCTAAAAAAGCCTGGGAACTACGGTTGTATGTTGCCGGTAAAACACAAAAATCTATCACCGCTTTAACCAACCTGAAAAAATATTGCGAGGAGTATTTAAAAGGACAGTATGTAATAGAGGTAGTAGACCTGCTGGAAAAGCCACAACTGGCCGAAGGCGACCAGATATTTGCGGTGCCTACGCTGGTGCGTAAAGTACCCGAGCCGATACGTAAGATCATCGGAGACCTATCAAACGAAGAGAAAGTGTTAGTAGGGCTGAATATACGCCCCGCGCAATTATAG
- the kaiC gene encoding circadian clock protein KaiC, with product MSKSRENKQAVIRQTLPKTPTGIIGLDQVTGGGLPTGRPTLVCGEAGCGKTLLSLEFIIRGATEFNEPGVFMAFEEKADELAQNVASLGFDLNKLQKEKKIRVDHVHIERIEIEETGEYDLDGLFIRLEHAINSIGAKRVVLDTIENLFAGLNNQRILRAELVRLFHWLKDKGVTAIVTGERGQGKFTRQGLEEYISDCVILLDHRVIDQISTRRLRIVKYRGTLHGTNEYPFLIDEEGISVLPVTSLHLSKDVQTERMPTGIHGLDQMLGGKGFFKGSSILVSGTAGTGKTSIAAYFAAETCKRGERCIYFSFEESPKQIIRNMRSIGLDLQQYLDKGLLNFHASRPTLYGLEMHLVAMHKHIRKFKPSCVVLDPITNLITIGSVGDVKSMLVRLLDFLMEEQITVMFTALSLNTIVNEQTDEGVSSLVDAWLLVRDIEFNGERNRGMYVMKSRGMKHSNQVREFIITDNGLNLVDVYLGPEGVLTGSAREAEQLKENTGKALHNYALDRKDREILRKRKVLESKISSLQTEFESVEEELNKVYLEEELRKDIMEKTRQEMIKMRREAEAEKENPPAKKSGKKK from the coding sequence ATGAGTAAATCCAGGGAAAACAAACAAGCAGTTATAAGGCAAACCCTGCCCAAAACGCCTACAGGTATCATAGGGCTCGACCAGGTTACCGGCGGTGGATTGCCTACAGGTAGGCCAACACTGGTATGCGGCGAAGCAGGCTGTGGTAAAACGTTGTTATCGTTAGAATTTATTATACGGGGCGCAACCGAATTTAATGAACCGGGCGTGTTTATGGCGTTTGAAGAAAAAGCCGATGAACTGGCACAAAACGTAGCATCGCTGGGGTTCGACCTTAACAAACTGCAAAAAGAAAAAAAGATACGAGTCGATCATGTTCATATAGAACGCATTGAAATAGAAGAAACCGGCGAGTACGACCTTGACGGATTGTTTATCAGGCTTGAACATGCCATTAACTCTATAGGCGCCAAACGCGTGGTACTGGATACCATAGAAAACTTGTTTGCGGGATTAAACAACCAGCGTATCCTGCGTGCCGAACTGGTGCGCCTGTTTCATTGGTTGAAAGATAAAGGGGTTACTGCTATTGTTACCGGGGAACGGGGCCAGGGCAAATTTACCCGCCAGGGGCTGGAGGAATACATTTCAGATTGTGTTATCCTGCTTGACCATAGGGTGATAGATCAAATATCAACCCGCCGGTTGCGTATTGTAAAATACCGTGGCACATTGCATGGCACAAATGAATATCCTTTTTTAATTGATGAGGAAGGCATATCTGTGCTGCCGGTTACATCGCTGCATTTATCTAAAGATGTACAAACCGAGCGCATGCCAACGGGTATACACGGACTTGATCAGATGTTGGGCGGCAAGGGCTTTTTTAAAGGCAGCAGTATTTTGGTATCGGGCACTGCCGGTACCGGTAAAACAAGTATAGCCGCTTATTTTGCTGCCGAAACCTGCAAGCGTGGCGAGCGCTGCATTTATTTTTCGTTCGAAGAGTCGCCAAAGCAGATCATTCGTAATATGCGTTCTATCGGATTAGATCTGCAGCAGTACTTAGATAAAGGCCTGTTAAACTTTCACGCTTCGCGGCCAACGCTTTATGGGCTTGAAATGCATCTGGTAGCTATGCATAAGCACATTCGCAAATTCAAACCCAGTTGCGTAGTGCTTGACCCTATTACCAACCTGATCACTATCGGCTCGGTAGGGGATGTAAAATCGATGCTGGTGCGCCTGCTGGATTTTTTAATGGAAGAACAGATCACCGTTATGTTTACCGCTTTGTCACTAAATACCATTGTGAACGAGCAAACCGACGAAGGGGTATCATCGCTGGTAGATGCCTGGCTGCTGGTGCGCGACATTGAATTTAACGGGGAGCGCAACCGGGGCATGTATGTTATGAAATCGCGCGGGATGAAGCACAGCAACCAGGTGCGCGAATTTATTATTACAGATAATGGCTTGAATCTTGTAGACGTGTACCTCGGCCCGGAAGGAGTATTAACGGGGTCGGCCAGGGAAGCAGAACAATTGAAGGAAAATACCGGGAAAGCATTACATAATTATGCCTTGGATAGAAAAGACCGCGAAATTTTACGGAAACGTAAAGTATTAGAGTCAAAAATATCCAGTTTACAAACCGAGTTTGAATCTGTTGAAGAAGAACTGAACAAGGTTTACCTGGAAGAAGAACTGAGAAAAGATATTATGGAAAAAACCCGCCAGGAAATGATAAAAATGAGGCGCGAAGCGGAAGCAGAAAAAGAAAACCCACCGGCAAAAAAATCCGGTAAAAAGAAATGA
- a CDS encoding peroxiredoxin family protein, with protein MKRIGLLLLIAAICGCTSAPPKLTTGIWRGVLKMKTGDELPFNFEVKDTAGKQEIAIINGAEHFRVPDVRMDGDSVFIKMPLFDSEFKLKQQDGKLEGKWIKHLAQKDNVLAFTATPGQPYRFFESPDKPAANLSGRWSAVFTSDGVRDTTIGEFKQAGNKITGTFLTTTGDYRYLEGAVNADKLYLSCFDGGHAFLFTANIKDSVNIDNGKFGADSWEAVKNEQAKLPDAYSLTALKPGYKKLAFTFKDINGNKVSLTDDRFKGKVVIVQFMGSWCPNCMDETAYLVNYYKKYHPKGVEIVGLAYERTTDFARSQKTLMQLKNRFNVPYPLLITGFTNNKDETAKSLPMLANFVAFPTTVIIDKKGDVRKIHTGYSGPGTGEHYIAFVNEFEKLTDDLLAEK; from the coding sequence ATGAAAAGAATAGGCCTTTTGCTGCTAATAGCGGCCATTTGCGGCTGCACAAGCGCCCCACCTAAATTAACAACAGGTATCTGGCGCGGGGTTTTAAAAATGAAAACCGGCGATGAGCTGCCCTTTAACTTCGAGGTAAAAGACACAGCGGGTAAGCAGGAAATAGCTATTATTAACGGTGCCGAACACTTTCGTGTGCCAGATGTGCGCATGGATGGCGATTCGGTATTTATTAAGATGCCTCTGTTCGATTCCGAATTTAAACTGAAACAGCAGGATGGCAAACTGGAAGGTAAATGGATAAAGCACCTGGCCCAAAAAGATAATGTGCTGGCATTTACCGCCACACCCGGACAACCCTACCGGTTTTTTGAATCGCCGGATAAACCAGCCGCAAATTTAAGTGGGCGCTGGTCGGCAGTATTCACCAGCGATGGCGTGCGCGATACTACCATAGGCGAATTTAAGCAAGCGGGAAACAAAATAACAGGTACCTTTTTAACCACCACCGGCGATTACCGCTACCTTGAGGGGGCCGTTAACGCCGATAAATTATACCTTTCGTGCTTTGATGGTGGCCATGCATTCCTGTTCACCGCTAACATTAAAGATAGTGTTAACATAGATAATGGTAAGTTTGGTGCCGATAGTTGGGAAGCTGTAAAGAACGAACAAGCCAAACTGCCTGATGCTTACTCGCTTACTGCGCTTAAACCCGGTTATAAAAAGCTGGCCTTTACATTTAAAGACATCAACGGCAATAAAGTATCACTTACCGACGACCGATTTAAGGGCAAGGTGGTTATTGTACAGTTTATGGGATCGTGGTGCCCCAATTGTATGGATGAAACCGCTTACCTGGTTAATTATTACAAAAAATATCACCCAAAGGGTGTAGAGATAGTAGGCCTGGCATATGAACGTACTACAGATTTCGCACGTTCGCAAAAAACCTTGATGCAACTAAAAAACCGCTTTAATGTACCATATCCTTTATTAATAACCGGCTTTACCAATAATAAAGACGAAACAGCGAAAAGCCTGCCAATGCTGGCTAATTTTGTGGCTTTCCCAACCACTGTTATTATTGATAAAAAAGGCGATGTGCGTAAAATACACACCGGGTACAGCGGCCCAGGTACCGGCGAACATTACATAGCATTTGTGAATGAGTTTGAAAAACTAACCGACGACTTGTTGGCTGAGAAATAA
- a CDS encoding acyl-CoA dehydrogenase yields the protein MHFEFTEEQLMIRQAARDFAQTELKPGVIERDEHQKFPAEQIKKLGELGFLGLMTSPEYGGAGMDAISYVLAMEELSKIDASASVVVSVNNSLVCYGLEKYGSEEQKQKYLVPLASGEVIGAFCLSEPEAGSDATSQHTTAIDMGDHYLLNGTKNWITNGGTASTYLVIAQTDAAKGHKGINALIVEKGMPGFTVGPKENKLGIRGSDTHSLMFTDVKVPKANRIGEDGFGFKFAMNTLEGGRIGIAAQALGIASGAYELALAYAKERKTFGKPIAEHQAIQFKLADMATEIEAARLLCLKAAWLKDNHQPYGRASATAKLFASKVAMDTTVEAVQIHGGYGFVKEYHVERLMRDAKITQIYEGTSEIQKIVISRDILK from the coding sequence ATGCATTTTGAATTTACAGAAGAACAGTTAATGATTAGGCAAGCCGCCCGCGACTTTGCCCAAACCGAACTTAAACCCGGCGTAATTGAGCGCGATGAACATCAGAAATTCCCGGCCGAACAAATTAAAAAATTAGGCGAACTGGGCTTTTTGGGCTTGATGACATCGCCTGAATATGGTGGTGCCGGTATGGATGCCATTAGCTATGTGCTGGCTATGGAAGAACTATCTAAAATTGACGCATCGGCATCGGTTGTAGTATCTGTAAATAATTCGCTGGTATGTTATGGATTAGAAAAATATGGCAGCGAAGAGCAAAAACAAAAATACCTGGTACCATTGGCCAGCGGCGAAGTGATTGGCGCGTTCTGCTTATCGGAACCGGAAGCCGGCAGCGACGCCACATCACAGCATACAACGGCTATTGATATGGGCGATCATTACTTGTTGAACGGCACCAAAAACTGGATCACTAACGGTGGTACGGCATCAACCTATCTGGTTATTGCCCAAACCGATGCAGCTAAAGGGCATAAAGGCATTAACGCCCTGATAGTAGAAAAAGGTATGCCGGGTTTTACCGTTGGCCCTAAAGAAAATAAGTTAGGCATCCGTGGTTCTGATACTCATTCGTTAATGTTTACCGATGTTAAAGTACCCAAAGCCAACCGTATTGGCGAGGATGGCTTCGGTTTTAAATTTGCCATGAACACCCTGGAAGGCGGCCGCATTGGCATAGCTGCGCAAGCTTTAGGCATAGCCTCGGGGGCATATGAACTGGCGCTTGCTTATGCCAAAGAACGAAAAACTTTTGGTAAGCCCATTGCCGAACACCAGGCCATCCAATTTAAACTGGCCGACATGGCTACCGAAATTGAGGCAGCACGCTTATTATGCCTGAAAGCGGCCTGGTTAAAAGATAATCATCAGCCTTACGGTAGGGCCAGCGCAACAGCAAAACTATTCGCATCTAAAGTGGCAATGGACACAACAGTTGAGGCAGTGCAAATACATGGCGGGTATGGTTTTGTGAAAGAATACCATGTAGAGCGATTAATGCGCGATGCCAAGATCACCCAGATATATGAAGGCACTTCCGAAATTCAGAAGATAGTCATATCCCGCGATATATTGAAATAG
- a CDS encoding helix-turn-helix domain-containing protein — protein sequence MLLTDFEYLNNSEEAFKKKVALQIKRLRRQNQVTQEKFYSETNINIARLESGKIDVRLDTLRKVCYYFDVSLSGFFQGIY from the coding sequence ATGTTACTAACTGATTTTGAATATCTTAACAATTCAGAAGAGGCTTTTAAGAAGAAAGTAGCGTTACAAATAAAACGGCTGCGCAGGCAAAATCAGGTTACTCAGGAGAAGTTTTACAGCGAAACAAATATCAATATTGCCCGGTTAGAGTCGGGTAAAATAGATGTTCGCCTCGACACTTTGCGTAAGGTTTGCTATTATTTTGATGTTTCTTTATCTGGTTTTTTTCAAGGGATTTATTAA
- a CDS encoding M13 family metallopeptidase — MNFNKTYAAGIVLLSAVIFSAYQKAALPGKSGDPVFDNLDPSVKPGDNFFLYANGGWIKRNPIPNAYSSWGIGNVVGEDIRERLRQINEGALKANAAKGTTTQKIGDFYYSGLDTISIEKEGTNPIKTQLDMIDRAQDMKGILAASANLSQYGVRSIIGARVGQDEKNSVKMMLQLGQAGLGLPNRDYYFKTDARTTRVRTDYQTNHLPTMLRLSGRDADRAAKGAESVYKIEKFLADSTRKLEDLRDPYRNYNKMTVAKLNKLTPAINWNDLFREMGYKPVDTVIVGQPEYYRAVNKALTTFSIDDWKAYLRWKTVSAYASYLNKAFEDESFRFSGKVLAGRKEQLPRIKRVTDTENQLMGELLGQLFVKEYFPQASKVRYNQMVEAMRQSYREHIAKLDWMSPATKQKALAKLNAIHPKVGYPDKWKDFSTLEIDRVSYAGNVMRARHWAYLNNINKLGKPVDHTEWGMTPQTYNASYSPSNNEITLPAAQFMIPGIKDADVDDAVAYGYAAASTIGHEITHGFDDQGRQFDAKGNLKSWWSKLDSAKFTQRAQMLVNQFNGYVVLDSLHINGKATLGENIADLGGIVLGIDAFKKTKQYKEGRKINGLTPMQRFFLGYALGWLGHTRDEALANQILTDVHSPGFLRVNGPFTDVPEFYTAFNIKKGDKMWLDPDKRVRIW; from the coding sequence ATGAATTTCAATAAGACATATGCGGCGGGCATAGTGTTGCTATCAGCTGTTATTTTTAGTGCTTACCAAAAAGCGGCTTTGCCCGGCAAATCAGGCGACCCGGTTTTTGACAACCTTGACCCATCTGTTAAACCAGGCGACAACTTTTTTCTGTATGCCAATGGCGGCTGGATAAAACGCAACCCTATCCCTAATGCCTATTCAAGCTGGGGTATTGGCAATGTGGTAGGCGAGGATATCCGCGAACGCCTGCGCCAGATAAATGAAGGGGCATTGAAAGCTAACGCGGCTAAAGGCACCACCACCCAAAAGATCGGCGATTTTTATTACAGCGGGTTAGATACCATTAGTATTGAAAAAGAAGGCACTAATCCTATTAAAACGCAGCTGGATATGATAGACCGTGCACAAGATATGAAAGGTATACTTGCAGCTTCGGCCAATTTAAGCCAGTACGGCGTGCGCAGTATAATAGGCGCGCGTGTGGGGCAGGACGAAAAGAACAGCGTGAAAATGATGCTGCAACTGGGCCAGGCTGGTTTAGGGTTACCCAACCGGGATTACTATTTTAAAACAGATGCCCGTACCACCCGCGTACGTACCGATTACCAAACCAACCACTTGCCAACCATGCTTAGGTTATCCGGCAGGGATGCGGACAGGGCGGCCAAAGGCGCGGAAAGCGTTTATAAAATTGAAAAGTTTTTAGCCGACAGCACCCGCAAGCTGGAAGACTTGCGCGACCCTTACCGCAACTATAATAAAATGACAGTTGCAAAGTTGAACAAACTTACCCCCGCCATTAATTGGAACGACCTGTTCCGCGAGATGGGTTACAAGCCGGTAGATACTGTAATTGTTGGTCAGCCAGAATATTACCGCGCTGTTAATAAAGCTTTAACCACCTTCAGTATAGACGACTGGAAAGCCTATTTGCGCTGGAAAACCGTATCTGCTTATGCTTCTTATCTTAATAAAGCATTTGAAGATGAAAGCTTCCGCTTTAGCGGCAAAGTGCTGGCGGGGCGCAAAGAGCAGCTTCCACGTATTAAACGAGTAACCGATACCGAAAACCAACTGATGGGCGAACTATTGGGACAATTATTTGTGAAGGAGTATTTCCCTCAGGCATCAAAGGTGCGCTATAATCAAATGGTGGAAGCCATGCGCCAGTCATACCGCGAGCATATTGCCAAACTGGATTGGATGAGCCCCGCAACCAAACAAAAAGCGCTGGCCAAACTCAACGCTATTCATCCTAAAGTGGGTTACCCGGATAAGTGGAAAGATTTTTCGACACTGGAGATTGATCGTGTATCTTATGCCGGAAACGTAATGCGTGCCAGGCACTGGGCTTATTTGAATAACATTAATAAACTTGGTAAACCGGTTGACCATACCGAGTGGGGGATGACACCACAAACTTATAATGCCAGCTATAGCCCGTCTAACAACGAGATCACCCTGCCGGCAGCTCAGTTTATGATACCGGGCATTAAGGATGCTGACGTAGATGACGCTGTTGCTTATGGCTATGCTGCAGCATCAACCATTGGCCACGAAATTACCCATGGCTTTGATGATCAGGGTCGCCAGTTTGACGCTAAAGGAAACCTGAAAAGCTGGTGGAGCAAGCTGGATTCAGCTAAATTTACCCAGCGTGCGCAAATGTTAGTAAACCAGTTTAACGGTTACGTAGTGCTGGATAGCCTGCATATAAACGGCAAAGCTACCCTGGGTGAAAACATTGCCGACCTGGGCGGCATTGTATTAGGTATTGACGCGTTTAAAAAAACCAAACAATATAAAGAAGGCAGAAAGATAAACGGGCTTACGCCTATGCAGCGTTTCTTTTTGGGCTATGCTTTGGGCTGGTTGGGCCATACCCGCGATGAAGCCCTGGCTAATCAAATACTAACCGATGTACACTCGCCCGGGTTTTTACGTGTGAACGGGCCGTTTACCGACGTGCCCGAATTTTATACCGCTTTCAATATTAAAAAAGGCGATAAAATGTGGCTTGACCCGGATAAACGGGTACGGATCTGGTAG
- the pnuC gene encoding nicotinamide riboside transporter PnuC → MVQSLLHSLATYWHQLSWLEIIAVITGLLCVYLAAVNNIWNWPIAIISTVITVYVMATRALYADMLQYTYLTGINIYGWYVWSHKSNAEDKRPVISISRKQILWTLGAVIFITPALGFALITFADKLHYQPPAFPYLDSFCTVVSLAAQILMARKVLENWLIWVFVDIIYVIIYSIKDLEVYAFMFVIYIIIAVIGYFDWRKVLRTQLQS, encoded by the coding sequence GTGGTTCAGTCATTGTTACACTCATTAGCTACTTACTGGCACCAGCTAAGCTGGCTGGAAATAATAGCTGTTATTACCGGCTTGCTGTGCGTTTACCTGGCGGCTGTTAATAATATCTGGAACTGGCCTATTGCAATCATCAGTACGGTTATTACGGTTTATGTGATGGCAACGCGGGCGCTTTATGCGGATATGTTGCAGTACACTTATTTAACCGGGATTAATATTTACGGCTGGTATGTTTGGAGCCATAAAAGCAATGCGGAGGATAAACGTCCTGTAATATCCATATCGCGCAAGCAAATTTTGTGGACTTTAGGGGCTGTAATTTTTATTACCCCCGCATTAGGTTTTGCGTTAATAACCTTTGCTGATAAGCTGCATTACCAGCCACCCGCATTCCCTTATCTTGATAGTTTTTGCACCGTAGTTAGTTTGGCGGCCCAAATATTAATGGCGCGTAAGGTTTTGGAAAACTGGTTGATATGGGTATTCGTTGATATTATTTATGTGATCATTTACAGTATAAAAGACCTCGAAGTCTATGCTTTTATGTTTGTCATTTACATCATTATTGCCGTTATAGGGTATTTTGACTGGCGGAAGGTGTTGAGAACGCAGTTGCAGTCATAA
- the pepT gene encoding peptidase T yields MMNLDDLRFTAAERFLRYVIIDTQSDPESPTCPSTQKQKDLGRLLVQELLEMGVTDAHLDEYGYIYATIPSNTDKDVPVICFCSHMDTAPDCSGAGVKPIIHYNYQGQDLILPDDTTQVLQLSEHPDLKNQIGNDIITASGTTLLGADNKAGVAEIMDACYQLINHPEIKHGKIRILFTPDEEIGRGVDKADIAKLGAFAGYTIDGESAGHIENETFSADGAKLIINGVSAHPGFAKGNMESAIKIAGQIVAALPFDLSPEGTSDKQGFVHPVGIKGHVEQAEIEFIIRDFEDAKLDDHANVIRIITEKVLQQFPGSSYNLIIKPQYRNMKQVLDKYPHITEYGIEAIRRAGMQPHLQSIRGGTDGSRLSFMGLPCPNIFAGEHAFHGRQEWVSVQDMQKAVQTILHLCMVWEERS; encoded by the coding sequence ATGATGAATTTAGATGATTTACGATTTACGGCAGCTGAAAGATTTTTGCGTTATGTGATAATAGATACGCAATCCGACCCGGAATCGCCAACCTGCCCATCTACACAAAAACAGAAAGACCTGGGCCGTTTGCTGGTGCAGGAGCTACTGGAAATGGGCGTAACAGACGCGCATTTAGATGAATATGGATATATTTATGCCACCATTCCATCCAACACAGATAAGGATGTGCCGGTTATCTGTTTCTGCTCGCACATGGATACTGCACCCGATTGCAGCGGCGCAGGCGTTAAGCCCATCATTCATTATAATTACCAGGGGCAGGATTTGATATTACCAGATGACACTACCCAGGTTTTACAGCTAAGCGAGCATCCTGATCTTAAAAACCAAATAGGGAACGATATTATTACCGCCAGCGGGACAACCCTTTTAGGGGCCGATAATAAAGCGGGAGTTGCCGAAATTATGGATGCCTGCTACCAACTCATCAATCATCCTGAAATAAAGCATGGCAAGATCAGGATATTGTTCACACCTGATGAAGAGATTGGCCGCGGGGTAGATAAGGCCGATATTGCTAAGCTGGGCGCCTTTGCCGGCTACACCATAGATGGCGAAAGCGCCGGGCATATAGAGAATGAAACCTTTAGCGCCGATGGCGCCAAATTAATTATAAACGGTGTGAGTGCGCACCCGGGTTTTGCTAAAGGCAATATGGAAAGCGCTATAAAAATTGCCGGGCAAATTGTTGCCGCCCTGCCGTTTGACCTATCGCCCGAAGGCACTAGCGACAAACAGGGTTTTGTGCATCCTGTTGGCATTAAAGGACACGTGGAACAAGCCGAAATAGAATTTATCATCCGCGATTTTGAAGATGCCAAACTGGACGACCACGCCAACGTGATACGGATTATTACGGAGAAAGTATTGCAGCAATTTCCGGGTTCAAGCTATAACTTAATTATTAAACCCCAATACCGTAACATGAAACAGGTGCTGGATAAATACCCGCACATAACCGAATATGGCATAGAAGCCATCAGGCGCGCAGGTATGCAGCCACATTTACAAAGTATCCGTGGCGGTACAGATGGTTCTCGACTGTCGTTTATGGGGCTGCCCTGTCCTAACATTTTCGCTGGCGAACATGCTTTTCATGGGCGGCAGGAGTGGGTATCGGTACAGGATATGCAAAAAGCTGTGCAAACCATATTGCATTTGTGCATGGTTTGGGAAGAGCGTAGTTAG